From a region of the Lactuca sativa cultivar Salinas chromosome 4, Lsat_Salinas_v11, whole genome shotgun sequence genome:
- the LOC111899664 gene encoding uncharacterized protein LOC111899664, with product MGKSSKKMKKVQKRDISSDDDDDNITYQLQNVDNEKYGIEDHRTNGDEDSDDEEEYHSEIEIMNLENEENVSGNEHSDSMGDDDDDYDDDVDMKTEDNNHSDREELEKEINDLRHQEQDLFRNIRRDPNEDLQKGKSVKNQGALWDKTLEFRLLLQNSFVNSNRLPQEPIRSSFCNSCEEVKEAYSDLIDSTKKTLDSILKLQEALVEKNPSIVEASKGDAILDASRKGDEEWFKISQMQSKIAPFRNMSVDKWQRKTQVTSGIKNKFQAFNQNISQQVAFYMRDPSRMIKGMQQRRSVVSLFGNVPNSTLEDEITNGDGDPELLDDSEFYQQLLREFFETINPESSEEAHVALKRLQAQQPAFYALKSLQTKKRKIVDRCASKSRKIRYHIHEKIVNFVAPENRQMPPMAPKLFENLFGLKTQKLASVY from the exons ATGGGGAAATCttcaaagaaaatgaaaaaagttCAGAAAAGGGACATTAgttcagatgatgatgatgataacatCACATATCAACTTCAGAAT GTGGATAATGAGAAATATGGAATTGAGGATCATCGTACTAATGGAGATGAAGAtagtgatgatgaagaagagtaTCACTCAGAAATAGAAATTATGAAT TTGGAGAATGAGGAAAATGTTTCTGGAAATGAGCACAGTGATTCTAtgggagatgatgatgatgattatgatgatgatgTAGACATGAAAACAGAAGACAACAATCATTCTGATAGGGAAGAACTCGAAAAGGAGATAAATGATCTACGACACCAAGAACA AGACCTTTTCAGAAACATAAGAAGAGACCCAAACGAGGATCTTCAGAAAGGCAAATCAGTAAAAAATCAAGGG GCTCTCTGGGACAAAACTCTTGAATTCAGACTTTTACTACAGAATTCATTTGTAAATTCAAATCGACTTCCACAG GAGCCAATCAGATCTTCTTTCTGCAATTCTTGTGAAGAAGTTAAAGAAGCATATTCAGATCTAATTGATTCAacaaagaaaaccctagattctatTCTTAAATTACAGGAG GCACTTGTTGAAAAGAATCCCTCAATTGTAGAAGCATCTAAAG GTGATGCAATTTTAGATGCTTCCAGAAAAGGAGATGAAGAATGGTTCAAGATTTCTCAAATGCAGTCtaa AATTGCTCCATTTAGAAACATGTCAGTGGATAAATGGCAGAGGAAGACACAAGTGACAAGTGGCATCAAAAACAAATTTCAAGCTTTCAATCAG AATATCAGTCAACAAGTTGCATTTTACATGCGGGACCCAAGTAGAATGATCAAAGGGATGCAACAAAGGAGATCTGTTGTCTCACTTTTTGGAAAT GTTCCCAACTCAACTCTCGAAGATGAG ATAACTAATGGTGATGGTGATCCTGAACTACTGGATGACTCGGAATTCTATCAACAATTATTAAGAGAATTTTTTGAGACCATTAATCCGGAATCTTCAGAGGAAGCACATGTTGCACTCAAGAGATTACAAGCTCAACAACCCGCGTTTTATGCCCTCAAAAGTCTGCAAACAAAAAAACGTAAAATTGTCGATCGATGCGCTTCTAAAAGCCGGAAGATCAG GTATCATATCCATGAGAAGATTGTGAATTTCGTGGCCCCTGAAAATAGGCAGATGCCTCCAATGGCCCCTAAGTTATTTGAAAACTTATTTGGTCTTAAAACCCAGAAGCTTGCTTCAGTATATTAA